Proteins from one Meriones unguiculatus strain TT.TT164.6M chromosome 10, Bangor_MerUng_6.1, whole genome shotgun sequence genomic window:
- the LOC110561952 gene encoding large ribosomal subunit protein eL32-like: MTKSNLVRKGLFRLTRSAFMSNLLFPEGRRPLVKPKIVKKWTKRFLRHQSDRYVKLKRNWQKPIHNRVRRRFKGQILMPNAGYGSNKKTKHTLPSGFRKSPVHNVKGLEELLICNKSYCAETDHSVSSKNRKAIVERAAQLATIVTNPNVRLRSEETE, from the exons atgaccaaaagcaacttggtaaGAAAAGGTTTGTTTCGTCTTACACGTTCAG CCTTCATGAGCAACTTGCTATTCCCcgagggaag GAGGCCCTTGGTGAAGCCCAAGATTGTCAAAAAGTGGACCAAAAGGTTCCTCAGGCACCAGTCAGACCGATATGTCAAACTTAAGCGAAACTGGCAGAAACCCATCCACAACAGGGTTCGGAGAAGATTCAAGGGCCAGATCCTGATGCCCAACGCTGGTTATGGGagcaacaagaaaaccaaacacaCTCTGCCTAGCGGCTTCCGGAAGTCTCCAGTCCACAATGTCAAGGGGCTGGAAGAGCTGCTGATATGCAACAAATCTTACTGCGCTGAGACTGATCACAGTGTTTCCTCCAAGAACCGAAAAGCCATCGTAGAAAGAGCAGCGCAGCTGGCCACGATAGTCACCAACCCCAACGTCAGGCTGCGCAGCGAAGAAACTGAGTAG